The following are from one region of the Chitinophagales bacterium genome:
- a CDS encoding methylcrotonoyl-CoA carboxylase produces the protein MKHNLEFNRNEDAMKLLLSQMNQKLDIILQGGGKKNIEKLHAQGKMTARERVEALLDKDKPSLELGEFCGYDMYKEHGGCPSGGVIVVLGYVSGRMCVIVANDATVKAGAWFPITGKKNLRAQEIAMENRLPIIYLVDSAGVYLPLQDEIFPDKEHFGRIFRNNAVMSSAGITQIAAIMGSCVAGGAYLPIMSDEALIVEKSGSIFLAGPYLVKAAIGEEVDKETLGGAVTTAEISGITDYRCKDDKHCLETIRKIMSMLGKPRYAGFDRTDPVEPASDPKEIYGIFPEKNKKPYNTLEIIRRIVDASEFTEYKAGYGKTIVCGYARIQGWAVGIVANQRAIVKTRKGEMQFGGVIYSDSADKAARFIMNCNQKNIPLVFLQDVTGFMVGTRSEHGGIIKDGAKMVNAVANSVVPKFTVIMGNSFGAGNYAMCGKAYDPRLIVAWPTARIAVMGGDQAANTLLQIQLSGEKGKEVSVEDKKKLLTQIVERYERTTTPYYAAARLWVDKIIDPAETRKIISMGIEAANHAPITQRFNPGVIQT, from the coding sequence ATGAAGCATAATCTGGAATTTAACCGCAACGAAGATGCAATGAAACTTCTCCTCTCTCAGATGAACCAGAAGCTGGATATTATTCTGCAGGGGGGAGGTAAAAAAAATATTGAAAAACTACACGCTCAGGGGAAAATGACTGCCCGGGAGCGGGTGGAAGCATTACTTGATAAAGACAAGCCATCTCTGGAGCTGGGAGAGTTCTGTGGGTATGACATGTACAAGGAGCATGGCGGGTGTCCATCAGGAGGTGTAATTGTGGTGCTTGGGTATGTTTCCGGAAGAATGTGTGTGATAGTGGCCAATGACGCCACTGTAAAAGCAGGGGCATGGTTTCCAATCACCGGCAAGAAAAATCTGCGGGCACAAGAAATTGCAATGGAAAACCGCCTTCCTATCATTTATCTGGTGGATAGTGCGGGGGTGTATCTGCCGTTACAGGATGAAATTTTCCCCGATAAAGAACATTTCGGGAGAATTTTTCGCAATAATGCTGTGATGTCTTCAGCTGGCATCACCCAAATAGCGGCCATCATGGGCAGCTGCGTTGCCGGAGGAGCATATCTGCCCATCATGAGCGATGAAGCGCTTATTGTGGAAAAATCCGGCTCTATTTTTCTTGCCGGCCCCTACCTGGTAAAGGCGGCTATCGGAGAAGAAGTGGATAAAGAAACACTCGGAGGAGCTGTTACTACAGCCGAAATTTCAGGCATCACCGATTATCGTTGCAAGGACGATAAGCATTGTCTGGAAACGATACGGAAAATCATGAGCATGCTGGGCAAACCCCGCTATGCAGGGTTTGATCGCACGGACCCCGTTGAACCGGCATCTGACCCTAAAGAGATATACGGTATTTTTCCTGAGAAAAATAAAAAGCCTTACAATACTCTGGAAATCATCCGCAGGATTGTAGATGCTTCGGAGTTTACCGAATACAAGGCTGGATACGGCAAAACCATCGTGTGCGGATATGCACGCATTCAAGGTTGGGCAGTAGGTATTGTGGCCAATCAGCGGGCTATTGTAAAAACCAGAAAAGGAGAGATGCAATTCGGTGGCGTCATCTACTCAGATTCTGCCGATAAGGCAGCGCGGTTTATTATGAATTGCAATCAGAAAAATATCCCCCTGGTATTTCTACAGGATGTTACCGGATTTATGGTAGGCACCCGCTCTGAGCACGGTGGTATTATTAAAGACGGGGCTAAAATGGTTAATGCAGTGGCTAACTCTGTAGTACCCAAGTTTACCGTTATCATGGGCAATTCCTTCGGTGCCGGCAATTATGCCATGTGCGGCAAAGCCTATGATCCACGGCTGATCGTGGCGTGGCCTACGGCCCGCATAGCCGTTATGGGCGGAGATCAGGCTGCCAATACGCTTTTACAAATTCAGCTCTCCGGTGAGAAGGGTAAAGAAGTTTCGGTGGAAGACAAAAAGAAGCTACTTACTCAGATTGTTGAAAGATATGAACGAACCACTACGCCCTATTATGCCGCTGCCCGGCTGTGGGTGGACAAGATCATTGATCCGGCTGAAACCCGTAAAATTATCTCCATGGGCATAGAAGCAGCCAATCATGCTCCCATAACGCAGCGCTTTAATCCGGGAGTTATTCAAACCTGA
- the aroK gene encoding shikimate kinase, giving the protein MKKAEKIVRKRKMEVSRIFLIGPMGCGKTWWGQRLASLMGWQFIDLDFFIEDTYQMSIPDIFGKYGEECFRQMEYDSLQKVASLDKVVVATGGGTPCFFDNMKKMNTWGETCYLRVSVPVLVQRLADNTSGRPLLQGKSRHELADFLARQLKEREKYYLKATHVVDEELLDEQQLLGLFVTTSTYER; this is encoded by the coding sequence ATGAAAAAAGCGGAGAAAATTGTCCGGAAACGGAAAATGGAAGTTTCGCGCATCTTCCTGATTGGCCCGATGGGGTGCGGCAAAACCTGGTGGGGACAAAGGCTTGCTTCTCTCATGGGGTGGCAATTTATTGATCTGGATTTTTTCATTGAAGATACCTACCAGATGAGTATACCGGATATTTTTGGCAAGTACGGTGAAGAATGCTTTCGGCAGATGGAATACGACAGCCTGCAAAAGGTAGCCTCATTAGATAAGGTGGTGGTGGCAACGGGCGGTGGCACGCCTTGTTTTTTTGACAATATGAAAAAAATGAATACATGGGGTGAAACCTGTTACTTAAGGGTGAGCGTTCCTGTGCTGGTACAAAGACTTGCAGACAACACTTCCGGACGTCCCTTGCTGCAAGGCAAGAGCAGGCATGAGCTTGCCGACTTTCTTGCCCGGCAGTTGAAAGAGCGTGAAAAATATTACCTCAAAGCTACCCATGTTGTAGACGAAGAACTCCTGGACGAGCAGCAATTGCTGGGACTCTTTGTAACTACCTCTACCTATGAAAGATAG
- the pyrR gene encoding bifunctional protein PyrR, with protein MLMMEKGTRILTHSDIEQKVRRMSYQILENNYDEKELHIIGIRENGYLFADKIYQELKSISSLRLQVHAIAINKQNPAEQLPVFDFNLKDLRGKTVLLVDDVGNTGRTLSYALRPLLEYMPRKIEIAVLVDRQHKLFPIRADYVGLSLATTMKEVVTVQMGNREDAAYLS; from the coding sequence ATGTTAATGATGGAAAAAGGAACACGCATATTAACGCATAGCGATATAGAGCAAAAAGTAAGACGTATGTCTTATCAGATTCTGGAAAATAATTATGACGAGAAGGAGCTGCATATCATAGGCATCCGGGAGAATGGCTATCTGTTTGCGGATAAAATTTACCAGGAGCTGAAATCCATCAGTTCTCTGCGCTTGCAGGTGCATGCCATTGCGATCAACAAACAAAATCCCGCTGAACAGCTACCTGTATTTGATTTTAATCTTAAAGACCTCCGCGGTAAGACTGTGTTGCTGGTAGACGATGTGGGTAATACCGGCCGCACGCTGAGCTATGCCTTACGGCCGCTGCTGGAATATATGCCGCGTAAAATTGAAATTGCCGTCCTGGTAGATCGCCAGCACAAGCTTTTCCCCATTCGCGCGGATTATGTCGGCCTAAGTCTTGCCACTACAATGAAAGAAGTAGTCACTGTGCAAATGGGCAACCGGGAAGATGCAGCCTATCTTTCATAG